Sequence from the Clostridium saccharobutylicum DSM 13864 genome:
TTGTGAATTGATTTATTTATACAGTACATAGTTTTAATGTAGATTTCAATTTTCAATATATATGTTAAAAATATTATAGATAATATAAAAAAAGTATTAATAATATATTTTGAATTTTAGTAAATTTATATATAAAATTTAGGAAAGAGGTTTTACGTATGCAGGTCGATAAGTATCATCACGGAGATTTAAAAGAAAGTCTAATAAAGATGGGACTAAAGTTATTTAATGAAGAAGGGGCAGAAAAATTTTCAATAAGAAAAGTCGCCGCAATGTGCAACGTAAGTCATTCAGCTCCATATAAACATTTTAAAAATAAAGAAGAACTGATTAATGCAATATCTGAATATGTATTTTATAACTTTAAAAACTCACTAAATGAAATCGTGGAGAAGTATAAGGATAATCCAGGTGAAAGAATTATACAATTGGGAAAAAAATATGTTGCTTTTATGGTAGAAAATCCAGATTATTTGAAATTTGCGTTTTTAACAAATTCAGAGTATAAAATAACTATAGAAAAAAATACACTAAAAAGTGAAGAGTGTGGAACGTTTAAAGTATTTGAAAATTGTGCTTTTGAATTTTTACAAAGTGTAAATGTTAAAGAAGAAAAATATGCACAAGACATAATTGCCATGTGGTCGATGGTACATGGGCTTGCTACGATGTTGTCAAATAAGACATTTACATATAAAGGAGATTATCTTAGTTTGGTTGAAAATATATTAAGAAATAATCTTAGATTTTAAATTGTGGAGCTAAAATGTAAAATTGATTTAAATTTATATAAAGGAGATTATTATTATGTATAATATGAAAGAAGAATATAAAATTGGATTAGATCATATTGATAAGCAGCATGAAAAGCTTTTTGAGTTGGCTAACAAAGCATATATGTTATTAAAAGATGAATTTGCTGTTGATAAATATGATAAAATAGTAGAAATAATAAATGAATTAAAGGAGTACACTATTTTTCATTTTAAATCAGAAGAAGAATATATGGAAAGTATAAATTATAAGGGATTATTTAGTCAAAAACTACAACATGAAAAATTTATTAATGTTCTTCAAGAATTAGATTTCAAGCAGATTGATGAAAATCAAGATGAAAGTTTGATAAAAGTGTTAGATTTTTTAAATGATTGGTTATCTGATCACATATTAATAAGTGATAAATTTATAGGAAAATAAGGAACAATCAAAAAAATAATAGTCTATTTTTTGCATTATAATCATATTTATTTAATAGATTACCATTAGGTAAACATATTATTTTCTTATTTGATTGTAAAAATATATTATAGACTAATTTATTTTGTTATAGATGTTGTTGTAATATGATTAATTAAGAGATATAATAAAATTAATAAAAAATATATCTTCAGGGCAGGGTTAAAATCCCTACCGGCGGTATAGCCCGCGAGCTTTAATTTAAGCAGATTCGGTGTAATTCCGAAGCCGACAGTATAGTCTGGATGAAAGAAGGTAACCTATTAGTATTTAAGAGTTTAGTTATTCTTATTTATTTGAATGTATGCCCTGATGTATTTAACATCAGGGTTTAATTTTTTTGTTAATGAATTTAAAATAAGATTATTTTCAAAGGCTAAATACTAATAAGCTACACCAGGAGATAACTTTTGGGAGGCAAAGAAAATGAATGAAAAAACAAGTAAACTAGTAAAAATTTCTTTATTATCGGCTATAGCACTTATACTTAGGTATATAGAATTTCCAGTATTACCACTATTCCCATGGCTGCAAATGGATCTAAGTGATGTACCAGCAATGTTAGGGACATTTGGTTTTGGACCAATAGTAGGAATAATAATTGAACTATTGAAAAATGTTTTAATATTAGGAATAAAGGGAACAAGCACTGCTTTTGTTGGAGAAGTTGCAAACTTTTTATTTGGAGTAGCACTATTAGTACCAGCAGGACTTGTATATCATAAGAAGAAAAGTAAGAAAACTGCTATTATAGGCATGATATTAGGTGGTATTTTCATGGAGGTAGTAGCTATTATAGTAAATGCATATTTCTTATTACCTGCTTATGGAATGAATATGGACAGTGCTCAACTTATGCAATATATTACTTTAGGACTATTACCTTTTAATGGAATAAAGTCTGTTATAGTATCAGTAGTAACATATGTATTGTATAAAAAAATATCTGTGTCAATATTTAAAGTTGAACCTAATTTTGGTGGTTCTAAAAATAGTGCAAAAACTATGTAAGTAGATTCTGCAACCAAGATAAGGACAGAGTTAGCAATCATAGAAAAGTAAAAATATAGTTTAAGAATTAAATTAAAAAATACATATAAATTGCAAAGAGATTTATATAGAATCTAAGCAATTTATATGTATTTTATTTTTTATTAAACTTATGCATATATATCTAAATAAGTGATATTTTTTAGTTGCTTAATCGCTTTACTATAAGTTTAAATGTTATTAAGAATTTTAACTTTCTCTTAGCCACATTAATATGGCATCTTCTTTATTGTCTTCATAATATCCTTTTCTAACTCCATCTTTTTTAAAACCATGTTTAAGATAAAGCTTTTGAGCATTTTCATTGCTAGCTCTTACCTCAAGAGTATAAGCAATACATCCCTTAGACTTACAGTATGTTAGCAATTCATCTAATAATTTAGAAGCAATTCCTTGCGTTCTATAGTTAGGGTGAACAGCTATATTTGTTATATGAGATTCGTCTAATATAATCCAAGTACCAACAAATCCTACTACTATATCATCACATCTTGCAACAAAGTAATGTGCTATTGGATTATTTAATTCTTGAATATAGGATTCCTTGCTCCAAGGAAGAGAAAAACTTAAGGAACTGATATCTAAAACTCCATCAATATCTTCCTCTTCCATTAAATCAACAGTTACATTCATTTCTTAATTGCATCCTTTGTTCATATTCTCTCTCAGCTTGTGGCTTCTTTAAATAGAATGGAGTGGAGTTAGGATCATCAAATTGACCATCTCTTAGCAATTTACTACCTATTTCACCTAGAGATGATGCACGAACTAAATTTAAGTGATTTGGAGGGAAGTAACAATTTGGACAATTTTCAATTAGATAATCTTTGTATTTATCTAATCCATCTCCAATAAATATTACTTTTTCTCCTTTAGACTTAATTATTTCTACAAGTTCATCCATATCAAGTGCAGAATAATCCATAAGTTTTTCAAGTGAACCATTGCAACTCTTATATAATGAAGTATAAACGCTATTTCTTAGAGCATCCATTATTGGACAGATAAGTCCATCAAAATTAGCAACGCTAAATGCTAAAGCGTCTAAGCTGGATAGGCTAACATAAGGTTTACCGCTTCCAAAGCTAAGTCCTTTTACTGTTGCCATTCCTATTCTAAGTCCAGTAAAGGAACCAGGCCCCTTAGAAACAACATAGCCATCAATATCATCAATAGTTAAATTATTAAATTTTAATAAATCTTCAATTATAGTCATTAATATAACAGAATGTTCTTTTTTATCATTCAAAGTAATTTCGCCAAGTAATTTATCATCTTTCATTAAAGCTACAGTTGCAACTTTAGAAGAGGAATCTACAGCTAATACAATCATATTGTCAGCTCCTTTATATAATTATATCTTTCTCCATAAGGAGTTAATATTATTTTTCTGTAATCTTCACCTTTAGCAAGATCTTTTTCTATATATATATGAAGTAAATCTTTAGGTAGAATTTCTTCTATATAATTTGCCCATTCTATAACAGATACAGCATCTGAAAATATGTAATCATCAAATCCAATAGCATAAACTTCATCAGGATCACTTACTCTATAAACATCGAAGTGATTTAATTTTAAACGTCCACTATCATATTCATTTACAATAGTAAAAGTTGGACTTGTAATAGTCTCATCTATACCTAAGCCTTTTGCTATTCCTTTTGTAATGTGGGTTTTACCAGTGCCTAAATCTCCAGTTAAACAGATTATATCACCAGCATTTAATAACTTTCCTAATTTTATTCCTAATTGAGTAGTTTCAGCTACACTATTAATTTCAAATTTCATGGAATACCTCCTTCAAACTTTTAAAGAGAATGAATGTAAGATAATTTTAGGCACATTTTGATTGTACCTTATATAAAATTTCTCATTCTTTTATTTTATATCAAATTTTCATAAAAGCAAATTAATAAATGTTATTATTGATTTATTTATCAAAGCTAGATAGAAATCTATAGTCCAGTTGTATAACAACCCAAAAAAAGAATAAAGAATAAAGTTTATTTCAGTAAGTTGTATGATAAATCTAAAATTGGGATTTATTTATCTATAACAACTTTACGAAATAGAATTTATGATGATTTTTAGAATATTCAATTGCAGTTTAAAGCTACATAAAATTGTAATAAATTTATATATATTTATTTGTAATTAGTTGGTATAATAGATGTAAATGCATATTAGAATTAAAATGATAGATAATTAATTTACATGAATGTTGACTTAAATTGATTTTTTCGATAAAATTTGGATGCACATAAAGTGAATTAATAAATAGTATAAGGTTAAAATAAGTATATAAATGAACGTGACAGATAAATAATAAATGTAAGATTGATTAACGTGAAAATAAAGTTTTTATGAAAAGTAATCTGATTTTTTCGGGGGTGACTTATTTTGAAGAAGATTACATTTGCTATGGTATTAATAACTATAGTATTGTCTTTAGGAATGAGTGTATTTTCAAGTCCTTTGCTAGCAAATACTGAGAATAAAAGTAATGCTGAAATGAGAGATAAATATTTAAATATAATGACTGTGAATAAGCCGCAATATGATATGGTAAAGAAAATTATAAAGGACAAGCACAACGTTCAATATATGTTTACTGATGAAAAGGAAATCAGTGAATTTAAATATAATGCAAGTGTTTTGGAAAACGTATCAAATATGGATTTATTTATATATTCTGGAGCTACTTTTGAACCTTGGGCTAATTCATTTATTAGTGAATTGACAAAAGGAAATCTAGGAATAATTAATTTATCCAGAGGAGTAAGACTTTTAAATTATGATGAAGGTGCAACTAAGGAAAATCCTTATTACTTTGAGGGTATAGACGAATATAAAATAGCGTTATGCAATGTAAAGGCAGCTATTGAAGATAGAGATCCTAAAAATAGAGATTTTTATGAAAAGAATTATAATATTGCAATTAAAGAATTTAATGATAAATTAAAATCTTATGATGATAAGATAAAATCGCTTAGTGACTATACATTTATAACATTAAATCATGATTTTGATTATTTGACTAAATCCTTGAACTTAAATATTAAAGAACTTAATAATCATGAACTGGGTGAATTTATAAAAAGCAATAATTTAGATCCTAAAAAAGTTATTGTTATAGTAGATGGAGAACAAGATCCAAAAATAAATTTGTCTGGATATAATACAATAAAGTTATGGAAATATTATGGAGATTGGTCTTTTGATGACTTGATTTTATATAACATAGATGAATTAGCAAAATGGGCAAAACCAGCAGATAAGAGTTCAACTGGAAGCGTGGCATAATAATTGTTAATTATAATATGTATTAAAAATTAAATTATATGTAATAATAATATATAGGTTATAAGATTCAACAAGTTTTTTAAAAAAAATAAAAAAACTTGTTGATTTATTTAAAATTATATTATATAATCGTTTATGTCGTGAAGGGGTATGGCTCAACGGTAGAGTAGTGGTCTCCAAAACCATTGGTTCTGGGTTCAAATCCTAGTGCCCCTGCCATAATTGTCGTAGCACAGTGTGTTACGGCTTTTTTTTATTTAAAAAAACTAGTTATTTATTAAATTGGTTTATACATATATTCTTCAGAATCGATCATAGCCATATACTAGTCAATACTATTTTGTGATCAGCAATAAGGGGCAAACTTTTTTGAGAAAAGAGAAAGTTTGCCTTTTTTGTGTTTTAGCAAAATAAATAATTTTAGAAGATAAATAATATTTGAATTAAAAAACATATAGCTATATGAAATAACTAATAGTTAATTTTTAAAGTGAAGATAATGAAAAATACGTAGAAATAAGTATGTAAATAATAAAAGTAATAAAAATAATAACTCTTTTTTTCAATTAAATTGTATAATATGTAATAATATTGTATTATAGAAATAGATGGGAGTGATGTTTTTTGTATTCTGTTATTTTAGTAGAAGATAATATTGAGGAAAGAAATATTTTAAAAAAAATGCTTCTTTCAATATCTGAATTTATAAAAATATATGAGGCCGATAGTGAAGCAACAGCTTTAAATATAATTCAAAATAATGACATTAATATGTTTTTAATAGACATTAACCTAAAACAATCTTCAGGATTAGATCTTGCGATGAAAATTAGAAGTATATCTAAATATGAATTTAGGCAAATCATTTTTCTAACAACTCATATGGCATATATTACACAAGCATTTAAGAAAACACATTGCTATGATTACATATTAAAACCATATGATCATAAAGAGGTACAAGTTATGTTAAATAAGCTTATACTTAATGAGAGCAGTTATAAAGATAAAGTAGAAGAGAAAGAATTAGTTATAACTTTGAAAAGTGGTATATATGTAGGAATTAAAATAAGGGAGATTATTTTTATAGAGGTTATAGGTAAGAATTGTGAAGTAAATACTATTAATGGTTTGTATATTGCTAATAATATGAGTCTAAAGAAGATTATGAAATTAATTGATTGTGACGATATTATCCAAAGTCATAGATCTTTTGCGGTAAATAAGGATTACATATCTAAAATAGAAAAGATTGATATTAAATTAAGTGCGGTGTATTTTAATAATTCTTCTAAAACTGCACTTTTAGGATATAAATTTAAGAATAATGTAATAGATGAATTCAAAAAAGGAAAAGTGATATTATGCTAGGCAATTTTATTATGGATGCTTTAGATACAACAATTGTATTTTGTTTATGGAAAACAATAAATAATAAAAGTAAAGTTAATGTATTTAAACAGTTGTTAGCTATACTTATTATTGCTAGTTTAGTTGCAGCAATTGAACAATTAAAACTTAATTTTATATTAATATATATAGTGTATATTACAGTATTAAAAATTATATATAACTCAAATTTAATAGAATGTGTATTAATATATTTTTTTATAATGCTTGTAGATATGGCTCTGCAACTAACATTTACAATAATTATTAGACCATTTATTACGAACTATACACTTAAAGGAATTGTTATAGAAGTAATAATATTAGTTATTTCCATTATTTTTTTAAAGCTAAATAAAAATAGGAAAATTACATTTGAAAAAATAAATAATAATATTTTGGTTTATTTAGCTTCAACTTGTATTATATATACTATGTTATTTAAAATTATTTGGGAATATGATTCTAATATAATTTTAAATAACATGTTTATTGTAGCAGTTATTTGGATTATACTGATATTTTGTCAAACGTTAACATATTTTCATATTATTGAAATAACAAAAGAAACAGAAAAGTTAAAAATATCTAATGAATATAATGTTGCTATAAATGAAATAGTTCAAGAAATAAAACAAAGACAACATGATTTCGTTAATTATAAAAATACAATAAAAGGTATGATGGAAGTTTTAGATGAAAAAGAACTGAGGGAAGCAATTTATAATTATATGAAAGATGAGGATGAATATGATTATAAGATAAATGAACTTATATATATTGATAATGCAGTTATTAAATCTATATTATATAGAAATATGTGTAAAGCTAAAAAATATAATGTTAATCTGCAATATAAAATAGAAAATAATGTTTTGGATGATATATTGAGTTATCAGGAATTGTCTAATATATTAAATAATTTATTGAATAATGCTTTTGACGAGGTAATAAAAGAAGAATGTATTAATAAAAATATTAAATTAGAAATTGTTAATAGAAATAAAGAATCTCATTTAATAATTAAAAATCAAATAGCTAATGTTAATGATCTTAATTTAAATGAGATGTTTGAAAGAGGTTTTTCAACTAAAAATATAGGTACCAGAGGTTATGGGTTATATAATGTAAAAAAAATAATTAATTTACATAAAGGTTTTATAAAGGTAAATATAGAATCCGGAAAAATTAAATTTGATTTTTATTTTAATAATTCTTCAGGATAATCTGGTTCACCATACATACCACCACAACTTGATTTTGATACTAGATTAAATAAATTAAGTAGTATGGCTGAAAAAATATTTATAGATTTTTGCATTTCGAACAACTCCTTTTATATTAACGATAATTAATTGAATGATTTGTATTAATATACTTAAAAATATACAATTATATATTTTAGAATCTGATAGTTTAAAAAATAATATAGACCAAAATGTAAGCGATATTAAAGATAATATCTTTAATGTCGTTTTATTTTTTATTGGTCTTTTTTCATTTTTACAAGGAGCATAAGTTAATGTAATAATGAATGATATTATAAAAAAAACTATATAAAAATTAATATTTAATTGTATAGCTGATTTACTAAATAGTAATATTGATAAAAAGTAAATTGTACTTACAATTAAACATGAAGTATAAGTTTTACAATGAATACCTCCCCCTAATGTTCTTGTTGAAATTAAAATAACAAAAATCAAGAAAAAAAGTGGTATTTCATTAAAAAACAAAAATATTATGAATATAAGTGATAATTTACTTATATCTCCTAAAATCACTTCTAAAGTATACTGCATTTTTAGTAAATCTGTTTTTGTTAAAGAACTATTATTTTTTTTTAAATGTTTACATATTAAAGTTGAAAAACTTTTTATCATTTTAACCTCTTTCATAATATTTTATATTGTATAAAAATACTATATATTAAAACAAAATTCAATAGAAATGACATAAAACGCAAAAATATAGGAATAAAAAGAAATAATAAGTTAATAAAGATAGTCATTAAGATTATATTTGCCATATAAACTATCAAAATTAATTTAGAAAAGTACTAGAGCTGTCTATAATATAAAAATGAACATTCAAAAAATAATCTAAATAATTTAATTTTGTAGTTCGTGCTATAATATACGTGAAATGTAAATATATATAAAACACAAGTTATGAGAGAGGCGGTATTGTAATGGGAATTTTTAATGGACTTTAATAGTCTATGTGTAAGAGTGAGTATTAAATCTCCAGTATAGACTATACAGAAAATTTATAATGTTTATTATTACTGGGAGGTAAGAAATGTCTTATTTTAAATATCAAAATTTTGATATTTATTACAAAGTATATGGTGAAGGAAAACCTTTAGTTATCATACATGGGGATACAGCTTCTTCAAAAATGTTTATACCAGAATTAAAATTCTATTCTAAAAATTTCAAGGTGATTTTGCTAGATTTAGTAGGACAGGGAAAATCTAAAAGAGTAGATGAATTACCTTTAAATTATTGGCATTTTAATGCAATGGTAGTTATTGGGTTATGCAAATATATAGGTGTTAACAATGTTAATTTATTAGGTACAAGCGGTGGTGCTATTGTTGCGTTAAATGCAGCATTAGAGAATTCAAACTTATTCAATAAAATAATTATAGATAGCTTTATGGGAGAAAATTTACCTTATGAGTTTGCTGAAAAAATTTTAGTTGATAGAAAAATAGCAAAAAATAAGTTAAGCTCAAAGTTATTTTGGTTTATGATGCATGGTTTTGATTGGAAATATGTTATTGATCAAAATACAAATTTAATTATGAACTTTGCAAGAGAAAAAGGTGATTTTTTCGAGTGTAATCTTAATAATATAAAAAATGATATATTAATTACAGGAAGTTTGAAGGATGATTTAATACCTAATATTGAAAATATATTAAAAAACATTAATTCGAAAATAGAAAATTCTAAATTAGTTATTTTTAAGTATGGAAATCATCCAGCTATGTTTAGCAATAAAAAAGAATTTAGAAATTTAGTGTTGAATTTTTTGATGTAAATTATTCATTTAAAACTACTCATTTATTAAACTAGAAGATTTAGTGATAAAGTCATATCTAGTTTTAGCTTCTATAACGCTTATGATTGCTTTAGTAAAATCATAGATAATTAAATTATATGTACAAAATTGCGTTGAAATAAATATTTAGTGATATATTTATAATTAAATTAAATGATAAAATATACTTTTTATTCTTAATTATACATGGTGAAAAATGTATTTACTTAATTTAGAAAAAGTGTAACTATATAATTACAAGTATAGTTACACTTTTTCTAAATTATAATAAGAAGTTATAGGTAGGGTAAATGTTTATTACAATATTATCGATTGATTATTAAAGTTATAGCAATGTAATTTAATAAAAAGGATAGATGTTATTATATAAATTTTTATATCTAATAATTTTTTAAATGTAATTCTATTATTGTAACATATATAGAAAAGGGAGGAATTATGTTAGTCTTAAAAGTAAAAAAATTAAAAAAAACTTATAAAAATAATACAAATAAAACTAATGCACTTAATGGTATTGATTTTACAGTAGGACAAGGTGAATTTGTTGGTATAATGGGACCATCAGGGAGTGGTAAAACTACTTTATTAAATGTACTTAGTGGAATATCAAAACCGACAGCTGGGGAAATTGAAATTTTAGGACAAAGTGTAAAAGATATGTCTAAGCATGAAATGACATTATTTAGACGTAAGCATTTGGGATTTGTATTTCAAGATTTTAATTTATTAGATAGTTTAACGCTAGAAGAAAATATTATGTTGCCATTAAGCTTGGAATCATATGAATCAGAGGAAAGGTATAAAAAAGTAAATAAAGTTATGACTATGTTTAATATAGTTAATGTTAAACATAAATATCCTTATTTGGTTTCAGGTGGGCAGCAACAAAGAGCAGCTATTGGTAGAGCTATAATTAATAAACCTGATATTATATTTGCGGATGAGCCAACTGGTAATTTAGATTGGAAGTCTTCCAATATTGTAATGAATTATTTTGAAAGATTGAATCTAGAAAATAAAAATACAATATTAGTTGTAACGCATGATCCATTTACTGCGAGCTATTGTAAAAGAATAATTTTTATTAAGGATGGATTAATTCATTCAGAGATTACTAACAATGATAATGATAAGCAAATATTTTTTGATAAAATATTAGAAAATCTCAATAATATTGGAGATGAAAAAGATGACCTTTAAGGAACTTTCAATAAGAATGTTTAAATCAAATATAAGAAGGTATACACTTTATTTTGCATGTAGTGGATTTATTACTATGGTGCTTTTTTTATACTTAACTTTGTATACAAATAAAGATTTTAACAATCCCTATAAAGTAGATAGTTCGATTTCAGGAAATCTCTTTGCCCCTACATTAGTTCTATTTATATTTGCCACTTGTTTCATAATTTATGCACATAATTATTTTATTAAATTTAGAAAAAAGGATTTTGCGCTCTTTATGATAATAGGGATGACTGAAAATGATATAAGAAAAATTATATTATTAGAAAATATAATAATTGCTATTATATCTGTTTTAGTTGGACTTTTTTTAGGAACATGTTTGTCAAAGGTATTTTATTTTGTTGTATCTCAATTAGCAAATTTGAAAATAGATTTTTCAATAAATTTAAAGAGTTATTTATATACAATAGTATTTTTAAGTTTGGTAAATTTAATAATGATATTAAAAAGTTGTATATTTATTCCACTTTATCAAATTATAAATTTATTAAAGGCTCAACATAAAGCTGATAACAATTTTTCTGGAAATCCTTTCTTTGGAGTTTTGGGCGTGATTTTTATGTTAATTCCATATATTCGCGTGTTTGATAATAGATTTTCATTTTCATTTTTTGCAGTTATATTAATAAATTTAATTGGATTATATTTGTTAATTTCTAATTTACATTGGTTTATTAAAAAATTCTTTAAATCAAACTCTTTTGATAATTTAATCTGGATAAATAATTTAAAATATTCAATAGGAAATTCTAAAAAAATTATTTTTTCAATAACTGCACTTATTGCTTCGATACTTTATTTTATAAGTTTTAGTTATTCAGCTAATGAATCCATTAACAACAATATTATAATACAAAACCCATATGATTTAGCTTATGCAGAAATATATGGAAAAAATGAAATATCGGAGGATACATTAAATAACACACTTAAAAGTAATGATGTAAAGGTAGAATCAATAAATAGCTTAGAAATTGTTGTACAAGGGTCTACAGTAATGATATCAGATAAATCATTAAATAATTTACTTGGAAGCAATTTTAATGTAGAAAGGGGCAAGTATATTTGTTTACTTCAAATAAATAGAAATGATGGTTATGTTCATAATGAACAAGAAATTGAAAATTATACCATAAATAATACAACATATATTTTACAAGAAAAATTAGAAAAAATATTATTTAATAAGATTCCAATATTAAATAATTCACATTATTTAATATTTAATCAGGATGACTATAAAGAAATAAAATCTTCAGTAAAATCAAAATATATAGGAAATGTTAAGTTCATAAATTTTAATGATTGGACTAAAACTGAAACTGTAGTGAATAATTTAACGGATGAATTAGAAAATTACAACAAAATAAATACAAAACAATTTTTTGGCAGTACCAATGATGACAGAAGACAATTTAAGCCAGTTTCAAAAATTATTGATTACAAATTATTAAAAGAATCTAGTCAATTTTTAACCTTTTTATTATGCTTTGTATTTATTTTATTTTTTATTTCTTCAAATTTAATAATACATTTTAAGCTTTTAACTGAATTTGATAACGAAAAAATTAAATACGAAAAACTTAATAAAATAGGGGTTTTAGAAAAAGAAATTTCATCAAATATTTCAAAAGAGTTAAGCATAATTTTTTTACTCCCATGCATTTTAGGTACGTACCTAGGAACTTATTGTATATACTCAAAGATAGCTTCAATTGGAATTAGCAATTTACATGAAATACGATATGCATTGATTACAGGTGTTGCTTATACAGTATTAGAATTAATATTTTATTTGTTTTATAAAAAGCATTATATAAATTTGTTGTTAAAATGACAGAAGAACTATATTCAAAACTAAATATTTATTTTAAAGTCTATGAGATAAAGCTATAATAGTATAAAATTA
This genomic interval carries:
- the tsaB gene encoding tRNA (adenosine(37)-N6)-threonylcarbamoyltransferase complex dimerization subunit type 1 TsaB is translated as MIVLAVDSSSKVATVALMKDDKLLGEITLNDKKEHSVILMTIIEDLLKFNNLTIDDIDGYVVSKGPGSFTGLRIGMATVKGLSFGSGKPYVSLSSLDALAFSVANFDGLICPIMDALRNSVYTSLYKSCNGSLEKLMDYSALDMDELVEIIKSKGEKVIFIGDGLDKYKDYLIENCPNCYFPPNHLNLVRASSLGEIGSKLLRDGQFDDPNSTPFYLKKPQAEREYEQRMQLRNECNC
- a CDS encoding cyclic lactone autoinducer peptide codes for the protein MQKSINIFSAILLNLFNLVSKSSCGGMYGEPDYPEELLK
- a CDS encoding LytR/AlgR family response regulator transcription factor — protein: MYSVILVEDNIEERNILKKMLLSISEFIKIYEADSEATALNIIQNNDINMFLIDINLKQSSGLDLAMKIRSISKYEFRQIIFLTTHMAYITQAFKKTHCYDYILKPYDHKEVQVMLNKLILNESSYKDKVEEKELVITLKSGIYVGIKIREIIFIEVIGKNCEVNTINGLYIANNMSLKKIMKLIDCDDIIQSHRSFAVNKDYISKIEKIDIKLSAVYFNNSSKTALLGYKFKNNVIDEFKKGKVILC
- the tsaE gene encoding tRNA (adenosine(37)-N6)-threonylcarbamoyltransferase complex ATPase subunit type 1 TsaE, which gives rise to MKFEINSVAETTQLGIKLGKLLNAGDIICLTGDLGTGKTHITKGIAKGLGIDETITSPTFTIVNEYDSGRLKLNHFDVYRVSDPDEVYAIGFDDYIFSDAVSVIEWANYIEEILPKDLLHIYIEKDLAKGEDYRKIILTPYGERYNYIKELTI
- a CDS encoding TetR/AcrR family transcriptional regulator, which produces MQVDKYHHGDLKESLIKMGLKLFNEEGAEKFSIRKVAAMCNVSHSAPYKHFKNKEELINAISEYVFYNFKNSLNEIVEKYKDNPGERIIQLGKKYVAFMVENPDYLKFAFLTNSEYKITIEKNTLKSEECGTFKVFENCAFEFLQSVNVKEEKYAQDIIAMWSMVHGLATMLSNKTFTYKGDYLSLVENILRNNLRF
- a CDS encoding ATP-binding protein; this translates as MLGNFIMDALDTTIVFCLWKTINNKSKVNVFKQLLAILIIASLVAAIEQLKLNFILIYIVYITVLKIIYNSNLIECVLIYFFIMLVDMALQLTFTIIIRPFITNYTLKGIVIEVIILVISIIFLKLNKNRKITFEKINNNILVYLASTCIIYTMLFKIIWEYDSNIILNNMFIVAVIWIILIFCQTLTYFHIIEITKETEKLKISNEYNVAINEIVQEIKQRQHDFVNYKNTIKGMMEVLDEKELREAIYNYMKDEDEYDYKINELIYIDNAVIKSILYRNMCKAKKYNVNLQYKIENNVLDDILSYQELSNILNNLLNNAFDEVIKEECINKNIKLEIVNRNKESHLIIKNQIANVNDLNLNEMFERGFSTKNIGTRGYGLYNVKKIINLHKGFIKVNIESGKIKFDFYFNNSSG
- the rimI gene encoding ribosomal protein S18-alanine N-acetyltransferase, whose product is MNVTVDLMEEEDIDGVLDISSLSFSLPWSKESYIQELNNPIAHYFVARCDDIVVGFVGTWIILDESHITNIAVHPNYRTQGIASKLLDELLTYCKSKGCIAYTLEVRASNENAQKLYLKHGFKKDGVRKGYYEDNKEDAILMWLRES
- a CDS encoding metal ABC transporter substrate-binding protein, with translation MKKITFAMVLITIVLSLGMSVFSSPLLANTENKSNAEMRDKYLNIMTVNKPQYDMVKKIIKDKHNVQYMFTDEKEISEFKYNASVLENVSNMDLFIYSGATFEPWANSFISELTKGNLGIINLSRGVRLLNYDEGATKENPYYFEGIDEYKIALCNVKAAIEDRDPKNRDFYEKNYNIAIKEFNDKLKSYDDKIKSLSDYTFITLNHDFDYLTKSLNLNIKELNNHELGEFIKSNNLDPKKVIVIVDGEQDPKINLSGYNTIKLWKYYGDWSFDDLILYNIDELAKWAKPADKSSTGSVA
- a CDS encoding bacteriohemerythrin; protein product: MYNMKEEYKIGLDHIDKQHEKLFELANKAYMLLKDEFAVDKYDKIVEIINELKEYTIFHFKSEEEYMESINYKGLFSQKLQHEKFINVLQELDFKQIDENQDESLIKVLDFLNDWLSDHILISDKFIGK
- a CDS encoding ECF transporter S component, whose product is MNEKTSKLVKISLLSAIALILRYIEFPVLPLFPWLQMDLSDVPAMLGTFGFGPIVGIIIELLKNVLILGIKGTSTAFVGEVANFLFGVALLVPAGLVYHKKKSKKTAIIGMILGGIFMEVVAIIVNAYFLLPAYGMNMDSAQLMQYITLGLLPFNGIKSVIVSVVTYVLYKKISVSIFKVEPNFGGSKNSAKTM